A genomic segment from Luteibacter aegosomatis encodes:
- a CDS encoding O-antigen translocase: MNIARAGAWSAIGTAARLGAALVTVKLVAWLAGPAGVGRLGQFMSLMSVLAVFAGGGINAGIVKYVAEYRDDPERLSRLLASALGYAIAASCAMGCVAWPFSRPLATWLLGDPGYDSLIRILAVALIGIALVNYVLAVINGFMDVRRLAFIQVAGSILSVALALCLAHAFGLYGALLALVLGQLFWLLVGLPAWWRSPYFSTRMLRVRFDATMTRRLAAFSIMSLTSALLPPLVNIAVRDHLAASLGWEQVGYWQAVTRVSDAYLLFITTAINVYYLPRLAATSDPDAIGQELRQAWRWLMPAVVAMALGIYLARDAITRLLFTGGFAAANDLYAPQLAGDVVKIAAFVMSYLMLAKAMTRLYVVSECVFATSYLALVYLCSARFGLIGAMYAFAINYLAYLAFNSIVVRRFLGGAAR, translated from the coding sequence ATGAATATCGCGCGCGCCGGCGCCTGGTCCGCCATCGGTACCGCGGCGCGCCTGGGCGCGGCGCTGGTGACGGTCAAGCTCGTCGCATGGCTCGCCGGGCCCGCCGGGGTCGGCCGGCTCGGCCAGTTCATGAGCCTCATGTCCGTGCTGGCGGTGTTCGCCGGCGGCGGCATCAACGCGGGCATCGTGAAATACGTGGCGGAATACCGCGACGATCCCGAGCGGTTGTCCCGCCTCCTCGCCTCGGCGCTCGGTTACGCCATCGCGGCCTCGTGCGCGATGGGCTGCGTGGCATGGCCGTTCAGCCGTCCGCTCGCGACCTGGCTGCTGGGCGACCCCGGCTACGACAGCCTGATCCGCATCCTCGCGGTGGCGCTGATCGGCATCGCGCTGGTGAACTACGTGCTGGCCGTGATCAACGGTTTCATGGACGTGCGCCGCCTGGCCTTCATCCAGGTGGCCGGATCGATCCTCAGCGTGGCGCTCGCCCTGTGCCTGGCCCATGCGTTCGGCCTGTACGGCGCGCTGCTCGCGCTCGTGCTGGGTCAGCTGTTCTGGCTGCTGGTGGGCCTGCCGGCGTGGTGGCGCAGCCCGTACTTCAGCACGCGCATGCTGCGCGTCCGCTTCGACGCGACGATGACCCGGCGCCTCGCGGCCTTCTCGATCATGTCGCTGACGTCCGCGCTGCTGCCGCCACTGGTGAACATCGCCGTGCGCGACCACCTCGCCGCGTCGCTCGGCTGGGAACAGGTGGGTTACTGGCAGGCGGTGACGCGCGTCTCCGATGCCTACCTGCTGTTCATCACCACCGCGATCAACGTCTATTACCTGCCGCGCCTCGCGGCGACGAGCGATCCGGACGCCATCGGGCAGGAGCTGCGCCAGGCGTGGCGCTGGCTGATGCCGGCCGTGGTCGCCATGGCGCTGGGCATCTACCTCGCGCGCGACGCCATCACCCGCCTGCTCTTCACCGGCGGATTCGCCGCCGCCAACGATCTCTATGCGCCGCAGCTGGCGGGCGACGTGGTCAAGATCGCGGCCTTCGTGATGTCGTACCTGATGCTCGCCAAGGCCATGACCCGGCTCTACGTCGTGTCCGAATGCGTCTTCGCGACGAGCTACCTGGCGCTGGTCTACCTGTGCAGCGCGCGCTTCGGCCTCATCGGCGCGATGTACGCGTTCGCGATCAACTACCTGGCGTACCTCGCGTTCAACTCGATCGTGGTGCGCCGTTTCCTCGGAGGGGCCGCCCGATGA
- a CDS encoding glycosyltransferase: MNRHLTDESPLVSILIPAYNHEDFVERCLDSVLEDPYPAKEIVIIDDGSTDKTAERIAAWIGRHGHEVPCEFVQRDNRGIATTLNELAARARGELLRIGASDDYFLPGGLRTLVRYLHEHPRKGAVIGDSIVVDRDGRKIHDSGMCDLHRADKRDYRSDEGIRRAVISRWAVGGPVTLLRRSELETVARWTEGLRIDDWDLFLRLAARDALGFVDARVCAYRLHGRNISKTKHRATRILHLEESRDVAMRRLPLFDEPSRTLLRAQIHYIGAKIAFLQAQYRHVAVRLACYATLRLRWYLHLPGPHPRAERV, from the coding sequence ATGAACCGCCATCTGACCGACGAATCGCCGTTGGTCTCGATACTCATCCCCGCCTACAACCACGAGGACTTCGTCGAGCGGTGCCTCGACAGCGTGCTGGAGGACCCCTATCCGGCGAAGGAAATCGTGATCATCGACGACGGTTCGACCGACAAGACGGCCGAGCGGATCGCGGCGTGGATCGGGCGGCACGGGCATGAGGTGCCTTGCGAATTCGTGCAGCGCGACAACCGCGGCATCGCCACCACGCTCAACGAACTGGCGGCGCGCGCTCGCGGCGAGCTGTTGCGCATCGGCGCGAGCGACGATTATTTCCTGCCCGGCGGACTGCGCACGCTCGTTCGCTATCTTCACGAGCATCCGCGCAAGGGCGCGGTCATCGGCGATTCCATCGTGGTCGACCGCGACGGCCGGAAAATCCACGACAGCGGCATGTGCGACCTGCATCGGGCCGACAAACGCGATTACCGCAGCGACGAAGGCATCCGGCGCGCGGTGATCTCGCGTTGGGCGGTGGGCGGACCGGTCACGCTGCTTCGCCGCAGCGAGCTGGAAACCGTGGCGCGCTGGACCGAAGGCCTGCGCATCGACGACTGGGACCTCTTCCTCCGACTCGCGGCGCGCGACGCCCTGGGCTTCGTCGACGCGCGCGTCTGCGCCTATCGGCTGCACGGCCGCAACATCAGCAAGACGAAGCATCGGGCCACGCGCATCCTGCACCTGGAGGAATCGCGCGACGTGGCGATGCGGCGGCTGCCGCTGTTCGACGAACCGTCCCGCACGCTGCTCCGCGCGCAGATCCACTACATCGGTGCGAAGATCGCCTTCCTCCAGGCGCAGTACCGCCACGTGGCCGTTCGCCTGGCCTGTTACGCGACGCTGCGGCTTCGCTGGTACCTGCACCTGCCGGGGCCGCATCCGCGGGCGGAGCGCGTATGA